The Acidimicrobiia bacterium genome includes a region encoding these proteins:
- a CDS encoding GntR family transcriptional regulator, which yields MTRGDGAVRPRPAGPRPEPALRSDAAAEPIARRSSGDEAARYIRRAIFDGTLRPGARVPQDQVAEALGISRIPVREALIALEREGWVTIELHRGAFVSALDAQAVRDHYELFGLVYGFAATRALDRGADGLGDRLAELARQFAATDDTRALGRQAVAFHAAIVDAAASPRIRVVLQAMPGLVPGDFFALVPDAVAVERRGLAAIARAVQRHDGAQAAEGYHRMLRRLGEQVVRLFEARGLFARVDART from the coding sequence GTGACTCGAGGGGACGGCGCCGTACGGCCCCGCCCCGCCGGCCCCCGCCCTGAGCCCGCGCTGAGGAGCGACGCCGCGGCCGAGCCGATCGCCCGCCGCAGCAGCGGCGACGAGGCGGCCCGCTACATCCGGCGGGCGATCTTCGACGGGACCCTGAGGCCGGGCGCGCGAGTCCCCCAGGACCAGGTGGCCGAGGCGCTCGGCATCAGCCGCATCCCCGTGCGCGAGGCGCTCATCGCCCTCGAGCGCGAGGGCTGGGTCACGATCGAGCTGCACCGGGGCGCGTTCGTGAGCGCGCTCGACGCCCAGGCCGTCCGGGACCACTACGAGCTCTTCGGCCTCGTCTACGGGTTCGCGGCCACGCGTGCGCTCGACCGCGGCGCGGACGGGCTCGGGGACCGCCTCGCCGAGCTGGCCCGGCAGTTCGCGGCCACCGACGACACCCGCGCCCTCGGGCGCCAGGCGGTCGCCTTCCACGCCGCCATCGTCGACGCGGCCGCGTCGCCGCGGATCCGGGTCGTCCTGCAGGCGATGCCGGGCCTCGTCCCCGGCGACTTCTTCGCCCTCGTGCCCGACGCGGTCGCCGTCGAGCGCCGCGGGCTCGCCGCCATCGCCCGAGCCGTGCAACGCCACGACGGCGCCCAGGCGGCCGAGGGGTACCACCGGATGCTGCGCCGGCTCGGGGAGCAGGTCGTGCGCCTCTTTGAGGCCCGCGGGCTCTTCGCCCGCGTCGACGCCCGCACCTGA